One genomic window of Oncorhynchus clarkii lewisi isolate Uvic-CL-2024 chromosome 5, UVic_Ocla_1.0, whole genome shotgun sequence includes the following:
- the LOC139410092 gene encoding SUN domain-containing protein 2-like, with protein sequence MSRRSMRLVLGGYYNQSSEDDESSSVSYRESPVRVFTKRKRGGHKVASTCTSSRANSVASTTSTMEPLSNAEDNIGVSSLVQRRKTFQEPPSVAPAPAPSLNLAPSPRGFPSCQSSTMDSSGYSSSEARRFKGYSGYTSLYGQSASASQSSGASRKSASWTPPFVPAGVGKAILIAFLLLLTFGCWHLAPLVWSTLTPTMTLNRPVITPTPPPVFSLPPKAMDEASVFNSALEAKMNTILTEIETLKKKDHQQKFVTEMVERLQTDLTDVRTDMRNVRVDSVDPLDWERRLSQQTAGFCSQVDDLKEQHTHVRERVAALEDQTATLQQQVYSVQNQPPPEPSPTKANAHLTTELKEAMAKWLHENVPQNEPRIVKEIVKDCSPPLADRMPDFALESQGASIVSTRCSETYRTRSACVTFLGIPLWYSSESPRTVIQGQPAQAGKCWAFHGAQGTLVIALSHPAHITHVTLEHLPVSTAPTGRIDSAPKAFSVYGMSTETEDGTCLGTFTYDQHGEPIQTFQLPNPTTATYRYVELRVLSNWGHLKYTCVYRFRVHGHMAPSST encoded by the exons atgTCGCGACGGAGTATGAGGCTGGTTTTAGGGGGATACTACAACCAATCCTCCGAGGATGACGAATCCTCCTCAGTTTCCTACAGGGAGAGCCCTGTGAG ggTCTTTaccaagaggaagagagggggtcaTAAAGTGGCCTCCACTTGTACCTCCAGCCGGGCCAACAGCGTGGCTAGCACCACTAGCACGATGGAGCCACTCAGTAATGCTGAGGACAACATTG GGGTCTCAAGTTTGGTTCAGAGGAGGAAGACCTTCCAGGAGCCTCCCAGTGTGGCTCCAGCACCAGCCCCCAGCCTGAATCTGGCTCCTAGCCCCAGGGGCTTCCCCTCCTGCCAGagcagcaccatggacagctctgGTTACTCCTCTTCAGAGGCAAGACGTTTCAAAGGATACTCTGGATACACGTCTTTGTACGGACAAAGTGCTAGCGCCAGCCAGAGCTCTGGCGCCAGCAGGAAAAGCGCCAGCTGGA CCCCTCCGTTTGTCCCTGCCGGTGTGGGGAAGGCCATTCTAAttgccttcctcctcctcttgacTTTTG GCTGCTGGCACCTTGCCCCCTTAGTATGGTCCACCCTGACTCCGACTATGACCCTGAACCGACCAGTCATCACCCCGACTCCACCCCCTGTCTTCAGTCTGCCTCCCAAGGCTATG GATGAAGCGTCAGTATTCAATTCTGCTTTGGAAGCCAAGATGAACACCATCCtg ACAGAAATAGAAACACTTAAGAAGAAAGACCACCAGCAGAAATTTGTTACCGAG ATGGTAGAGAGACTACAGACAGACTTGACAGACGTGAGGACAGACATGAGGAATGTGAGAGTGGACAG TGTGGATCCTTTGGATTGGGAACGTCGTTTGAGCCAGCAGACAGCCGGCTTCTGCAGTCAGGTAGACGACCTCAAGGAGcaacacacacacgtcagggaGAGAGTCGCTGCCCTGGAGGACCAGACTGCCACG CTGCAGCAACAGGTCTACTCTGTCCAGAACCAGCCTCCCCCAGAGCCCAGCCCCACCAAAGCCAACGCACACCTGACCACCGAGCTCAAAGAGGCCATGGCCAAATGGCTGCATGAGAATGTGCCCCAGAATGAGCCACGGATAGTGAAAGAGATTGTGAAGGACTGCAGTCCTCCATTGGCTGACAGGATGCCGGACTTTGCCTTAGAGTCCCAAGGTGCCAGCATTGTGAGCACTCGGTGTTCCGAGACGTACCGCACCCGCTCGGCATGTGTGACCTTCCTGGGCATACCTCTCTGGTACTCCTCTGAGAGCCCCCGCACAGTTATCCAG GGCCAGCCTGCGCAGGCTGGGAAGTGTTGGGCGTTCCACGGTGCGCAGGGCACCTTAGTCATCGCCCTGTCTCATCCCGCGCACATCACCCACGTCACCCTGGAACACCTTCCTGTATCCACCGCCCCCACCGGACGCATCGACAGCGCCCCCAAGGCCTTCTCTGTTTAT GGTATGTCCACCGAGACAGAAGACGGCACCTGCCTGGGAACCTTCACTTATGACCAGCATGGAGAGCCAATCCAAACCTTCCAACTGCCC aacCCTACCACGGCCACCTATCGCTATGTGGAGCTGCGCGTTCTGAGTAACTGGGGTCACCTGAAGTACACGTGCGTGTACCGCTTCCGTGTTCACGGACACATGGCCCCATCCTCCACATGA